One genomic region from Cucumis melo cultivar AY chromosome 9, USDA_Cmelo_AY_1.0, whole genome shotgun sequence encodes:
- the LOC103501340 gene encoding DEAD-box ATP-dependent RNA helicase 38-like, giving the protein MADHTAPDSTSDVSAAAAAVTADSSSAPPVVTTPVPKRAWGDEEDDDVVESGDSSSAPSEYLESLKIQDETNLEEPIDSNITAVTTGDTPYSSASTFEDLNLSKELLKGLYVEMKFHKPSKIQAISLPMILTPPYKDLIAQAHNGSGKTTCFVLGMLSRVDVNLKAPQAFCICPTRELAMQNIEVLKKMGKYTGITSECAVPADSANYIPMSKRPPITAQVVIGTPGTIKKWMSSRKLGVSCVKILVFDEADHMLGEDGFQDDSLRIMRDIERSSSHCQVLLFSATFDENVKNFVSRVVKDYNQLFVKKEELSLESVKQYKLICPDELTKIRVIKDRIFELADKLGQTIIFVRTRNSAGMLHKALVDLGYEVTTIQGALTTEIRDKIIKEFKDGLTKVLISTDLLARGFDQQQVNLVINYDLPLKYEPSPQATKYRSSSLSEPNYEVYLHRIGRAGRFGRKGAVFNLLCGDEEIMLMDKIQNHFRSEIIEVRDSDEDIQAALKAAGLV; this is encoded by the exons ATGGCAGATCACACGGCTCCAGACTCTACCAGCGACGTGTCGGCCGCTGCTGCCGCCGTCACCGCCGACTCAAGTTCTGCCCCACCTGTAGTTACCACACCGGTGCCCAAACGAGCTTGGGGTGATGAAGAAGACGATGATGTGGTTGAATCTGGAGACTCATCCTCTGCGCCTTCCGAGTACTTGGAATCCCTTAAAATCCAAGACGAAACAAATCTTGAAGAACCGATAGACTCTAACATCACAGCG GTGACAACCGGTGATACTCCATATTCGTCCGCTAGTACTTTTGAGGATTTGAATCTGTCTAAAGAGTTGTTGAAGGGTTTGTATGTTGAGATGAAATTCCATAAGCCAAGTAAAATCCAAGCTATAAGTTTACCTATGATCTTGACTCCTCCTTACAAAGATTTAATTGCTCAAGCACACAATGGTTCTGGAAAGACTACTTGTTTTGTGCTTGGGATGTTGAGTCGCGTTGATGTCAACTTGAAGGCTCCTCAGGCGTTTTGCATATGTCCTACAAGGGAGTTAGCCATGCAG AATATTGAGGTTCTCAAGAAGATGGGAAAATACACTGGGATAACTTCCGAGTGTGCTGTTCCTGCTGACAGTGCTAACTATATACCTATGTCAAAGCGACCACCGATAACTGCACAAGTTGTGATCGGAACTCCTGGCACAATAAAGAAATGGATGTCGTCGAGGAAGTTGGGAGTAAGTTGTGTGAAGATTCTTGTTTTTGATGAGGCTGATCATATGCTTGGCGAG gATGGCTTTCAGGATGATTCATTGAGAATCATGAGGGACATTGAGAGAAGTAGCTCTCATTGCCAG GTGCTTCTGTTCTCTGCTACATTCGATGAGAATGTTAAGAACTTTGTATCTAGGGTTGTTAAAGACTACAACCAACTTTTTGTGAAGAAGGAAGAACTTTCTTTGGAGAGTGTGAAGCAATACAAGTTGATATGTCCGGATGAATTAACTAAAATTCGAGTCATAAAAGATAGAATTTTTGAACTTGCGGACAAATTGGGTCAGACAATTATATTTGTGCGAACAAGAAACAGTGCAGGCATGTTACATAAGGCACTAGTTGATCTTGGTTATGAGGTGACTACTATTCAAGGGGCATTGACAACTGAAATTAgagataaaataataaaagagttCAAGGATGGTTTGACCAAAGTTCTTATTTCGACTGATCTTCTAGCTCGAGGCTTTGATCAGCAGCAG gtCAATCTAGTTATCAATTATGATCTTCCTCTTAAATATGAACCTTCTCCACAAGCAACAAAATATAGATCTTCCTCGTTATCTGAGCCTAACTATGAGGTGTACCTTCATAGAATTGGTCGGGCAGGTCGTTTTGGGCGCAAGG GAGCTGTGTTTAACTTGCTGTGTGGCGATGAGGAAATCATGCTAATGGACAAAATTCAGAACCATTTTCGCTCCGAAATAATAGAG GTCCGAGACTCCGATGAAGACATTCAAGCAGCCTTAAAAGCTGCCGGATTGGTTTGA